Below is a window of Humulus lupulus chromosome 9, drHumLupu1.1, whole genome shotgun sequence DNA.
ATTTGAAAGTAACATACCATTAAAACAAATTAGGCTCTCAAATGTCaaattgatgaaaaaaaaaaatccaacacAATCATTGGAATTTGCCATCCAATAAAAGAGAGTAAAAATATAGTACATGTTTATTTTTTACCCTCCATTTAATTCAATCACATTTGGAAAGTATGATATAGTATATAATAAATTTTAGGACACTTTTATTTACACTTATATTTTTTCTCAAAGCATTGTTATAAGACACTATAAGGTGTGGCGAATTATTATTGATGCAATTTAATATTAAGTGTCACATATTTTAAATTGAATTGAAATATACAAGACCCAATATTTCTTTTATACTAATAATAGTATGCCACGTATTAGGGTGTTGGACATCCTAGAGTGCACTTTAACATTTCACCTTTTCTCTGGGCACCCCTCTTAATTATTTATAAACATATCTTTATTATAATTTACACAAATATCATTGCTAGTTGTTTCGCAATAAAATTATAATTCTTCACGTGCTTTTAACACATAAACTAAAgaacaaatataaaataaattatattatatattttaatatttttataaacatttaattcaaacatatttttatttactattttttctatttttttaaaatttaaatatttgtataaatttttttgtaccaaatgaaaattaaaaaattctTTATAATAGGGTAATTTTGTACCAAATGAAAATTAggaaagggtaatttttttttttaaattttaaattttatgagGAGTGTAATTAGAAAAGGAGGTGAGGAGATAAAACAAAAGGATGTGCCAATAGAAGCACCCAAAATTTCATCATGTGATTTGGTTAAgtaattagaaaatatattgcAAAAAAATTAATCCAACAACTTAATTAATGATCATATAATGGGATAATTTAGTTTCGATGAGAAAATTGAGATAATTCTATCCTATCTAATCTCTTATTTTTCATATGTATAGATATATTAAAGAGTTTTCAATAGTTATATTTCTATATGATGGtcacatttttttcttttaaaaaatattatattgttgTTATGTTGAATTACCTAATTGACCACAGCCAACGAATAAAGATAAACTAGTTAAAATTCATATAACTATCCATGTATAAATATGATGTAATTATTAACTACTAACCTTTAAATAtcaatgataaaaaaaatgtatttttgtttcccacttattttttgtaatttgttATTACAAATGATTAACTCATTTTTTACCCTTCATAAATGTGAAATTAGTGTTGCATGAAAGAAGgctttttttaatattaaaaacccaTATCACTTTTGTGCATGTATGAAGTCAAATATGAATTAATGGAGTTTCATGGGTTCAAAACCTTGTCTCTCTCAACAAAAAAAGTCATACAAaatagggtttatatttttttcgactatttgttttgtctcattatttgtGTTGGATTCtggattttgataaattattttttggactctatattttgtatattagttcaaatagaaccctaaacctgattttaaTCAAACTTTTCTCAActgaaattacaaataattcatcaaactaacaattcagtttataaataaaatcattatgcttaaaaattgtgttgttatattcaattttttcttcatcaaaattgagtttaggtatctatttgaatttttttacaaaatatagtatcaaaaaataaaaattttaaaacacagagttcaaacaagtaataaaaataacaacaaaaaatctaaaaccgtacaaagtactatgctagagaaatttatatgtataaaataatgattattttcAATTGTTGTCTCTATTATTATTTGTCACTTATGACACCAAGAACCTATCCAATATTTTTTAACATTTAACTCACTCCTATCACATaagttctttaaaaaaaataatttttttttagtggtcaaaaatcatgtttttcgTGCATAACCAATGATTTCATTCTTAAAaggtttttattttgttataatttcTTCTTTATAAAGTATGAGTGGTCTAAGTACTTGGGCTCACCCTTGCTATATTAAGATTCAAGCCCACAACAACAGGCCCATAAAACTATGAAATGACATAATTGCCCATACGACtgctattttattttcattgataAAATTTTGTTCTCTcctctagagagagagagaatggcaTATAGAAAAGTCAGAGACTTTCTTTATGTGATGAAAGAGAAAAATGTAGTCCGTGAAGGACTGGAAATGGCCTTTTTAACCTTAAAGGTCTTCTGTGGCCTCCACGTGGCCAACAAATACCTGTTCACCATAGTTCTGGTAAGTACTCCTGTCCACACTCGATCAAATCTCCATCGAATGCCACAGTAGCGAAATTACCAAAATGGACATAAATCCGTGATCCCCTGTTTGCAGCCCTACGGTCCTAGCATGCTCCCCACTCTGAGCCTCAATGGCAACTTGATCCTCGCCGAACGGATCTCGACCCGGTTTGGGTTGGTGGGTCCTGGTGATATCGTCCTCGTGAGATCACCTCTGCACCCAACGCTTGTGGTCACCAAACGCTTGATTGGATTGGAAGGTGACTCTGTTTCGTATGTGGTTGAGCCCGGAAAGAGTGATAGGACCGACACCATTGTGGTATATATGGTTTTCAAATTACGTTTCTTCTCTTTTATGCAATTGGGTTTTTCTGATTTTAATGTTTGAAGCTGGTTTTTGGGTCATTGGGTATAGGGAATCTGTTTTGATTTGGAAATtgttttatattttcatgttctTGTTTGTGTCTTCCAAGTGTTCGACGTTATGCCTCTTTCACTTTTTTATCGTTGTTTTGCATTATTTTTGAGTTTTCGGGTCATGGGTTTGTATGCATTCATGATTAACTCTGTTGTGTGTGGTTTTTGAAGTTTAAAAAAAACACTAAAAACTACTATTTCCGTTTATTGCGTGTCTTTTTTCTAAGGTTCCAAAGGGACATGTTTGGGTAGAGGGAGACAATATCTACGCATCCAGGGATTCGAGAAACTTTGGGCCAGTCCCTTATGGTCTCCTTGAAGGAAAATTCATCTGGAGGGTatgctttttctttcttttggctTCATTCTTAACTGTTTCACTATGCCTGAGAAGTGTTTTACTTTGGTTTTAAGGTACAATACTGAGAAAAAGCCATCATCTGATTGTCTTGACGTTTCTTGATTGAGTTTATTGGTGCTAAGACTTTTCTCTCACCTTTGGTTGTTTGTACGATAGATATGGCCTCCCAAAGACTTTGGGTCACTGAGACCAAATAAAACAGAGCCAATCTTAGATAAGGTAAGCACACAAACTATATATTCTAGTTTCTTAGTCTAATCATTATACATGGCAAATGTTGCTAATAAGTTTGCACGAATGTAGGATCTTTCTTCGACTGAAGCAATCTGAAAGGTCAAGTAAAGACATTCGGATTAGAGGCATCAAATGGTTGTTGAGTCTGAGGATCAATTCAATCAAAGTTGTGGCAAAAGCTTGCAGAGTTCGGTTGAAGCTGCTGTGGCCGCTGCCATTTGTTTCGAGTTGTTTTTCAATTGGGTTGAGATTGCAATCACCTTTGACTTCTTTCTTGACAATTTTGTTAGATCTTCAACTCAATTTTTCATAATACTGAAGTCTATTGGTTTGGTACATTTTGTGTTGGTTTGAGCAGAGACTGTTCTGGCTTATCAAACATGTCAAGCTTCATTATTAGTGAAAACGAAAATTGtaacataaataaataacatgGTAAGTGCCCATAAAAAGGTTTTCAGTTATATGCCAAAAAACAAACCTTTTGAGCAATCTTATATCAGATATGGCAAAACTCAAAGCAGCTAAGAAAGAAAGTAATATCATATTAAGAATGAATTGGCAAAAAGTACCTTCCAAAGCTCTGAAGAAGCTCTTTCAGTCCTGACTTTGCTCATTTTCAGGCATATCAATATTCCTTGAAAAAAAGAAagacaaataataataataataataaaggacCCAAGTAATTTGTTTTGATTGTAAATGATTCACCGCACCACAGAACACAATAATCAAACAATAATtactataattaaataattaattaatattgaagttatttttgtattttttacttTTTGGAATTTTATGGACCTTATTTGGCTAAGTGGGAGTTTGGGTCGGATTTGGGATAAAATCATATCAAATGGGACACTTGGGGGTTGACAATGGAATTTTACTATACATATGGGATCCATAGAGTAATTTATCTGATTTCTGCATCAAATCAGCCACGTAGCAGGCGCACATTGGGCCAAGGCGAGGTTCAGAATGAAACTAGACTTGATTTTTAGCCCCTAGGATAAAATTACTAACATACCCCCTAATATGGAAATTACCAAGATACCCCTACTCGGGAATACTAATAATTAAACATtcaattaatacttataaataaCTAACTTTCATTCCCTTagtctaattaattaataaacatCTATCccataattaattaatatgtaatttttTGTTAATTAATCCATAAATATCATCTACAACTAacttgaattaattatttaaatctaattaattaatctaATTGTACCGAATCATATTACCATCACACCCTTGACTAAAATTTCTACCTTAGGTCAAATTTCAAACCCGACCCCCCAATCCCAAGGTAGGCTTTCATGAAGCCTAATTTCAAAATCTGAATTCTAACTATAAATATTTAAGTTTTAGCATTAGAAAACTCTAAATAATATAGTTCAAACTTAAATGCTTGCTATCTAATTTTAGCAACCAAGTAATCACTTTGTGACCCAGATATCATCTTTAATGAGTCTGAATTTGTGAAAGATCATTTCATAAAAAGTTATATATTATTCAGTTATCTTTCCATTCAAACCTAATTTGCTAAAGTCGAACTTCTGAGTCGACAATTATACCTAAAATACCTTAATAGGTTTCCAATATACGAAACTACACAGCTTAGTTTGTCATCTTTAACGTTCAAACTTTTCTAAATGAACTTTTTTGCACATTATATGATCACCATCTAACCTAATTTTCCCAAACttattactattattatcatATTAATCAGGGGCGGACCCAGCTAAGGACTAGCTGGGGCCTAGGCACCAGATGGaaagaaaaattacatatataagtgtttgattttttattttgtaaaaatacAATTGTGACCCAACTGATTCGAATCTGGGTCCCTTAAAGAGAGTGAGAGTTACATTTGCCATCCCACCAATTGCTTCCTCTGAAATAAGTAATTATagctaatatttaatattaagtcATGGGTAATTACTAAATTCTCCTAAATAAATATTTTGCCCAGAATGCTAAAACATCATTttttaggggtgcacacgggtcagaTTTTCGGGTTCATCGGAttaaatggtttaaagcttaggttttgttagTTGATGTTTTAGGAGAATTTTTAAATGATGTTTTAGCATTCTGGGCATAATATTTAGGAGAATTTTTTAGGGGTGCACATGAGTcagattttcgggtttcgggttcatTGGAttaaatggtttaaagcttaggttttgttggttgatGTTTTAGGAGAATTTTTAAATGATGTTTTAGCATTCTGGGCAGAATATTTATTTAGGAGAATTttttaggggtgcacacgggtcggattttcgggtttcgggttcatcggatttgggtaatgggatatgatttattaatattTGGGAATATTGGGAATTggaagacgttaattatgattaacggaatTAGATGGGAAATggcggttttgcccttgggggctgttaaggaaataattaggcttgggggcattttggtcatttgaccttaggatatatttGAATTAGGTTGGTTGTAGAAGAAATTAGAAAGCCAAAACAGAGCCCTTTTCTTCTACCTCACGATCATCATTCTCCTATTttctttcctttgaattttgaagctaaaTTTGAGGTTTAAGCTGGGAAATCAAGGCTCGAGCTTAGGACTTTAGTTCAGCTATTGAAGGGGATGCAAACCTGAGTTTaaggtaagaattcagccatgtATTTTatggtttttgctctgttttgagtTAGTTTTTGAGCTTAAAattttgattatagaagtggttatttgaagtgattttaaatggtttaatgcttaggttttgttggttgaatgtTGGGTAAGTTGTGGTAATGCTTGGGTGTGAAATCTGGATTGATTTGATAAATGTTTGATGAGGTTTGAATGGAGAAAAT
It encodes the following:
- the LOC133802536 gene encoding mitochondrial ATP-independent inner membrane protease subunit 1a-like isoform X1; amino-acid sequence: MAYRKVRDFLYVMKEKNVVREGLEMAFLTLKVFCGLHVANKYLFTIVLPYGPSMLPTLSLNGNLILAERISTRFGLVGPGDIVLVRSPLHPTLVVTKRLIGLEGDSVSYVVEPGKSDRTDTIVVPKGHVWVEGDNIYASRDSRNFGPVPYGLLEGKFIWRIWPPKDFGSLRPNKTEPILDKDLSSTEAI
- the LOC133802536 gene encoding mitochondrial ATP-independent inner membrane protease subunit 1b-like isoform X2, giving the protein MAYRKVRDFLYVMKEKNVVREGLEMAFLTLKVFCGLHVANKYLFTIVLPYGPSMLPTLSLNGNLILAERISTRFGLVGPGDIVLVRSPLHPTLVVTKRLIGLEGDSVSYVVEPGKSDRTDTIVVPKGHVWVEGDNIYASRDSRNFGPVPYGLLEGKFIWRVQY